In a genomic window of Scheffersomyces stipitis CBS 6054 chromosome 4, complete sequence:
- a CDS encoding major facilitator superfamily, which produces MTTNKFTIQEQLSGFPVFQMVIIGFLRLSEPIAFTSMFPYIYFMIKHFDIAEDDAQISTYSGYLAASFSFSQFLSTVHWAKASNKYGRKTILLCGCAGTAFSMIIFGLSKNFYMALFARSLMGLLNGNVSIMRTTVGEIAHENRHQGLAFSNLSLLWSFGKCIGGWLGGVLTSTKVSKSSTTKLSRADEGLFSRYPFLLSNVVVAVLILIFIVIGWLFLEETHEEKKYSRDIGLEVGDALRRSLGFQVPERPWKSRGQYFEVGQPLLDEEMEDNSVIEMHNYPHKGKSSRVDISDADASQSETDTEAEHESIIPLAVRKCIISNFMCSFQNLIYVEFYPVLLAKALRVEDLKFPFHIKGGYGFSAAEIGKLLSITGLIGVVLVSLLFPVITKYCRTDLGFRIGLSINPIIYFFLPLYVFTSHKYNEAMPKYVTGLLLYLNSSVVSFANGITFAQNLILIHRASPKKQRALINSYAMTVTALARCAAPIIWGWIISKFDAQGYGGMSWWVLSVWSIMTFSHSLFIHETDAEET; this is translated from the coding sequence ATGACCACCAACAAATTCACCATCCAAGAGCAGCTAAGTGGTTTCCCTGTATTCCAGATGGTTATCATAGGATTTCTCCGACTAAGCGAGCCCATCGCCTTTACTTCGATGTTCCCCTACATCTACTTCATGATCAAGCATTTTGATATCGCAGAGGACGATGCCCAAATTTCTACTTACAGTGGATATTTAGCAGCTTCCTTCTCATTCAGCCAGTTTCTAAGCACAGTACACTGGGCAAAGGCTTCAAACAAATATGGGAGGAAAACTATACTATTGTGTGGTTGTGCTGGAACAGCATTTTCCATGATAATCTTTGGTTTGAGCAAAAACTTTTACATGGCTCTATTTGCTCGACTGTTGATGGGATTGCTCAATGGTAACGTCTCTATCATGAGAACAACAGTGGGAGAAATCGCTCACGAAAATAGACATCAAGGTCTTGCTTTCAGTAACCTTTCCCTCCTTTGGAGTTTTGGTAAATGTATAGGTGGATGGTTGGGAGGAGTGCTTACGAGTACAAAAGTATCAAAGTCTTCTACTACAAAGCTACTGAGAGCAGATGAAGGGTTGTTTTCGCGTTACCCATTCCTCCTTTCAAACGTGGTGGTTGCAGTATTGATATTGATATTCATCGTTATAGGCTGGcttttcttggaagaaactCATGAGGAGAAAAAGTATTCCAGAGATATTGGACTAGAAGTAGGAGATGCGCTTAGACGTCTGTTGGGATTCCAAGTACCCGAAAGACCCTGGAAACTGAGAGGACAATACTTTGAAGTGGGACAACCCCTATTGGATGAAGAGATGGAAGACAACTCGGTCATAGAAATGCACAACTATCCCCACAAGGGTAAACTGAGTCGAGTAGACATCTCAGATGCTGACGCCTCACAAAGTGAAACTGATACAGAAGCAGAACATGAGCTGATAATACCATTGGCCGTAAGGAAGTGCATAATAAGCAATTTTATGTGTTCCTTCCAGAATTTGATCTACGTCGAGTTTTATCCAGTCTTACTAGCTAAAGCACTTCGAGTAGAAGATTTAAAATTCCCGTTTCATATTAAAGGAGGGTACGGCTTCAGTGCTGCAGAGATCGGAAAACTTTTATCTATAACAGGGTTAATTGGGGTAGTTCTTGTTTCATTACTTTTTCCTGTAATTACCAAATATTGCAGAACTGATCTTGGGTTCAGGATAGGATTGTCCATAAATCCCATTATCTACTTCTTTTTACCGTTATATGTGTTCACACTGCACAAGTACAATGAGGCAATGCCCAAATATGTCACCGGGTTATTACTATACTTGAATAGTAGCGTAGTTTCCTTCGCTAACGGGATTACCTTCGCCCAAAATCTAATTTTGATTCACAGGGCATCTccaaagaagcaaagagCGTTAATAAACAGCTATGCCATGACAGTCACCGCCTTAGCTCGGTGTGCTGCCCCAATAATTTGGGGGTGGATTATTTCTAAGTTTGATGCGCAGGGTTATGGTGGGATGTCGTGGTGGGTTCTCTCAGTGTGGTCAATAATGACATTTTCACATTCGCTTTTCATCCATGAGACTGATGCGGAGGAGACCTAA